The Hemibagrus wyckioides isolate EC202008001 linkage group LG25, SWU_Hwy_1.0, whole genome shotgun sequence genome has a segment encoding these proteins:
- the fam49a gene encoding CYFIP-related Rac1 interactor A isoform X2 — MGNLLKVLTREIENYPHFFLDFENAQPTDCERDVWNQVNAVLQESESILSGLQAYKGAGQEIRDAIQNPNDLLLQERAWNSVCPLVIRLKKFYGFSLKLEKALKSLLESLTCPPYTPTQHLEKEQALAKQFAEILHFTLRFDELKMRIPAIQNDFSYYRRTISRNRINNMNLEIENEVNNEMANRMSLFYAEATPMLKTLSTATTNFVTENKTLPLENTTDCLSTMASVCKVMLETPEYTSRFNSEDTLLFCMRVMVGVIILYDHVHPNGAFTKSSKIDMKGCIKVLRDQPADNVEGLLNALKFTTKHLNDESTPKNIRTMLQ, encoded by the exons ATGGGTAATCTTCTAAAAGTCCTTACAAGAGAAATAGAGAACTATCCACATTTTTTCCTGGACTTTGAAA ATGCACAGCCCACAGATTGTGAGCGTGACGTGTGGAACCAGGTGAATGCCGTACTCCAGGAATCTGAAAGCATCCTGTCAGGCCTGCAGGCCTACAAAGGAGCGGGGCAGGAGATACGAGAT GCTATACAGAATCCCAATGATTTATTGCTTCAAGAAAGGGCTTGGAACTCCGTGTGTCCCCTCGTCATCCGGCTCAAAAAGTTTTATGGCTTCTCACTGAAGCTGG AGAAAGCCCTGAAAAGCCTGTTGGAGTCTCTGACCTGTCCTCCGTACACTCCCACTCAGCATCTGGAGAAGGAGCAGGCCCTCGCCAAGCAGTTCGCTGAGATCCTGCATTTCACGCTGCGCTTCGATGAGCTCAAG ATGCGAATTCCTGCCATCCAAAATGACTTCAGCTACTACAGGCGAACAATCAGTCGAAACAGGATAAATAACATGAAC CTGGAAATTGAAAATGAAGTCAACAATGAAATGGCGAACAGAATGTCACTCTTTTATGCTGAGGCTACTCCGATGCTGAAAACCCTCAGTACAGCAACTACAAACTTTGTGACCGAG AATAAGACGCTGCCCCTGGAGAACACCACAGACTGTCTGAGCACCATGGCCAGTGTGTGCAAGGTCATGCTGGAGACTCC AGAGTACACGAGCCGGTTCAACAGTGAagacacactcctcttctgCATGAGGGTGATGGTGGGTGTCATCATTCTCTATGACCACGTGCATCCCAATGGTGCCTTCACCAAATCCTCAAAAATAGAC atgAAAGGATGCATAAAAGTCCTGAGAGACCAGCCAGCTGATAATGTTGAAGGACTCCTTAATGCCCTGAA ATTCACCACAAAGCATCTGAACGATGAATCCACTCCAAAAAATATCAGAACAATGCTCCAGTaa
- the fam49a gene encoding CYFIP-related Rac1 interactor A isoform X1: MGNLLKVLTCTELDQGPNFFLDFENAQPTDCERDVWNQVNAVLQESESILSGLQAYKGAGQEIRDAIQNPNDLLLQERAWNSVCPLVIRLKKFYGFSLKLEKALKSLLESLTCPPYTPTQHLEKEQALAKQFAEILHFTLRFDELKMRIPAIQNDFSYYRRTISRNRINNMNLEIENEVNNEMANRMSLFYAEATPMLKTLSTATTNFVTENKTLPLENTTDCLSTMASVCKVMLETPEYTSRFNSEDTLLFCMRVMVGVIILYDHVHPNGAFTKSSKIDMKGCIKVLRDQPADNVEGLLNALKFTTKHLNDESTPKNIRTMLQ, translated from the exons ATGGGGAATCTTTTAAAAGTGCTCACTTGCACAGAGCTTGATCAGGGGCCAAACTTTTTCCTTGACTTTGAAA ATGCACAGCCCACAGATTGTGAGCGTGACGTGTGGAACCAGGTGAATGCCGTACTCCAGGAATCTGAAAGCATCCTGTCAGGCCTGCAGGCCTACAAAGGAGCGGGGCAGGAGATACGAGAT GCTATACAGAATCCCAATGATTTATTGCTTCAAGAAAGGGCTTGGAACTCCGTGTGTCCCCTCGTCATCCGGCTCAAAAAGTTTTATGGCTTCTCACTGAAGCTGG AGAAAGCCCTGAAAAGCCTGTTGGAGTCTCTGACCTGTCCTCCGTACACTCCCACTCAGCATCTGGAGAAGGAGCAGGCCCTCGCCAAGCAGTTCGCTGAGATCCTGCATTTCACGCTGCGCTTCGATGAGCTCAAG ATGCGAATTCCTGCCATCCAAAATGACTTCAGCTACTACAGGCGAACAATCAGTCGAAACAGGATAAATAACATGAAC CTGGAAATTGAAAATGAAGTCAACAATGAAATGGCGAACAGAATGTCACTCTTTTATGCTGAGGCTACTCCGATGCTGAAAACCCTCAGTACAGCAACTACAAACTTTGTGACCGAG AATAAGACGCTGCCCCTGGAGAACACCACAGACTGTCTGAGCACCATGGCCAGTGTGTGCAAGGTCATGCTGGAGACTCC AGAGTACACGAGCCGGTTCAACAGTGAagacacactcctcttctgCATGAGGGTGATGGTGGGTGTCATCATTCTCTATGACCACGTGCATCCCAATGGTGCCTTCACCAAATCCTCAAAAATAGAC atgAAAGGATGCATAAAAGTCCTGAGAGACCAGCCAGCTGATAATGTTGAAGGACTCCTTAATGCCCTGAA ATTCACCACAAAGCATCTGAACGATGAATCCACTCCAAAAAATATCAGAACAATGCTCCAGTaa